A section of the Scyliorhinus torazame isolate Kashiwa2021f chromosome 21, sScyTor2.1, whole genome shotgun sequence genome encodes:
- the LOC140398151 gene encoding sodium channel regulatory subunit beta-2-like isoform X1 has translation MIHSAWLGLAFLSSGWVHLGSSMEVMVQPYVVKLNGTSAKLTCTFNSCYEVNEKRFFLNWTYSECEDCPHDLFVQFRRKVLIHKNERFSGRVEWSGNLVKNDVSLTIHDIQLSDEGFYNCSVLNPPGRHSGWGLIYLRVVTEVTPERDSAVAVIIGASVGGFLAVVILILVIVKCVRRKKKQDHQSEDQKTEEEGKTDGEGNQEEDGRQH, from the exons TCCACCTTGGCTCCAGTATGGAAGTTATGGTCCAACCGTATGTCGTCAAGCTGAATGGTACTTCGGCCAAACTGACCTGCACTTTCAACTCTTGCTATGAGGTCAATGAAAAGCGTTTCTTTTTAAATTGGACCTATTCTGAATGTGAGGACTGCCCTCACGATCTG TTTGTCCAGTTCCGGCGCAAGGTACTCATCCACAAAAATGAACGCTTTTCAGGCAGGGTAGAGTGGTCAGGGAACCTCGTCAAGAATGATGTCTCTCTCACGATTCACGACATCCAGCTCAGTGATGAAGGCTTTTATAACTGTTCTGTGTTAAACCCTCCGGGCAGACACAGTGGATGGGGATTAATCTACCTGCGAGTGGTCACGGAAG TTACCCCTGAACGTGACTCCGCGGTCGCTGTGATTATAGGAGCGTCAGTCGGGGGGTTTCTGGCTGTGGTGATTCTGATCCTCGTGATTGTGAAATGTGTGAGGAGGAAGAAGAAACAAGATCACCAATCCGAAGATCAGAAAACCGAAGAGGAAGGAAAAACGGATGGTGAAGGCAATCAGGAAGAAGATGGAAG GCAACACTAA
- the LOC140398151 gene encoding sodium channel regulatory subunit beta-2-like isoform X2 yields MIHSAWLGLAFLSSGWVHLGSSMEVMVQPYVVKLNGTSAKLTCTFNSCYEVNEKRFFLNWTYSECEDCPHDLFVQFRRKVLIHKNERFSGRVEWSGNLVKNDVSLTIHDIQLSDEGFYNCSVLNPPGRHSGWGLIYLRVVTEVTPERDSAVAVIIGASVGGFLAVVILILVIVKCVRRKKKQDHQSEDQKTEEEGKTDGEGNQEEDGR; encoded by the exons TCCACCTTGGCTCCAGTATGGAAGTTATGGTCCAACCGTATGTCGTCAAGCTGAATGGTACTTCGGCCAAACTGACCTGCACTTTCAACTCTTGCTATGAGGTCAATGAAAAGCGTTTCTTTTTAAATTGGACCTATTCTGAATGTGAGGACTGCCCTCACGATCTG TTTGTCCAGTTCCGGCGCAAGGTACTCATCCACAAAAATGAACGCTTTTCAGGCAGGGTAGAGTGGTCAGGGAACCTCGTCAAGAATGATGTCTCTCTCACGATTCACGACATCCAGCTCAGTGATGAAGGCTTTTATAACTGTTCTGTGTTAAACCCTCCGGGCAGACACAGTGGATGGGGATTAATCTACCTGCGAGTGGTCACGGAAG TTACCCCTGAACGTGACTCCGCGGTCGCTGTGATTATAGGAGCGTCAGTCGGGGGGTTTCTGGCTGTGGTGATTCTGATCCTCGTGATTGTGAAATGTGTGAGGAGGAAGAAGAAACAAGATCACCAATCCGAAGATCAGAAAACCGAAGAGGAAGGAAAAACGGATGGTGAAGGCAATCAGGAAGAAGATGGAAGGTAA